From Bradyrhizobium symbiodeficiens, the proteins below share one genomic window:
- the xoxF5 gene encoding lanthanide-dependent methanol dehydrogenase XoxF5 — translation MRKVLLATFLGSAAALAVGGASANDELLKMSQNPKDWVMPTGDYANTRYSKLNQINAQNVGKLQVAWTFSTGVLRGHEGGPLIIGNMMYVHTPFPNKVYAIDLSQENKIVWKYEPKQDPNVIPVMCCDTVNRGLAFGDGKIFLHQADTTLVALDVKTGQVAWTVKNGDPSKGETGTSAPMVIKDKVLVGISGGEFGVQAHMSAYDIKTGKLAWRGYSEGPDNQLLVDAEKTTALGKPIGKDSSLKTWQGDQWKIGGGATWGWISYDPELNLVYYGSGNPSTWNPKQRPGDNKWSMTIWARNPDTGMAKWVYQMTPHDEWDYDGVNEMILSDQSINGQPRKLLTHFDRNGLAYTMDRATGELLVAEKYDPKVNWTSGVDMDKNSPTYGRPKVLDAASTDKAGEDVNVKGICPAALGTKDEQPAAYSPDTQLFYVPTNHVCMDYEPFKVSYTAGQPYVGATLSMYPPPGETHMGNFIAWDGKTGKIVWSNKEQFSVWSGALATAGNVVFYGTLEGYLKAVDAKTGKELYKFKTPSGIIGNVTTYENAGKQYIAVLSGVGGWAGIGLAAGLTDPNAGLGAVGGYAALSNYTALGGTLTVFALPN, via the coding sequence ATGCGCAAGGTGCTACTGGCGACCTTTCTTGGCTCCGCGGCGGCTCTCGCCGTCGGGGGCGCCTCAGCCAATGACGAGCTGCTCAAGATGTCGCAGAACCCGAAAGACTGGGTGATGCCCACGGGCGACTACGCCAATACCCGCTATTCCAAGCTGAACCAGATCAACGCACAAAACGTGGGCAAGCTCCAGGTGGCCTGGACCTTCTCGACCGGCGTGCTGCGCGGCCATGAAGGTGGCCCGCTGATCATCGGCAACATGATGTACGTCCACACGCCGTTCCCGAACAAGGTCTACGCCATTGACCTTTCGCAGGAGAACAAGATCGTCTGGAAGTACGAGCCGAAGCAGGATCCGAACGTCATTCCAGTGATGTGCTGCGATACGGTGAACCGCGGCCTCGCTTTCGGTGACGGCAAGATCTTCCTGCATCAGGCCGACACCACCCTCGTCGCGCTCGACGTCAAGACCGGTCAGGTTGCATGGACCGTCAAGAACGGCGACCCCAGCAAGGGCGAAACCGGTACGTCGGCGCCGATGGTCATCAAGGACAAGGTGCTGGTCGGCATCTCCGGCGGCGAGTTCGGCGTCCAGGCCCATATGTCCGCCTACGACATCAAGACCGGCAAGCTGGCATGGCGCGGCTATTCGGAAGGGCCGGACAACCAGCTCCTGGTCGATGCGGAGAAGACCACCGCGCTCGGCAAGCCGATCGGCAAGGACTCCAGCCTCAAGACCTGGCAAGGCGATCAGTGGAAGATCGGTGGCGGTGCCACCTGGGGCTGGATCTCCTACGATCCCGAACTGAACCTCGTCTATTACGGATCGGGCAATCCCTCGACCTGGAATCCGAAGCAGCGTCCCGGCGACAACAAATGGTCGATGACGATCTGGGCACGTAACCCGGATACCGGCATGGCCAAGTGGGTCTATCAGATGACGCCCCACGACGAGTGGGACTATGACGGCGTCAACGAGATGATCCTCTCGGATCAGTCGATCAACGGCCAGCCGCGCAAGCTGCTGACCCATTTCGACCGCAACGGCCTCGCCTACACGATGGACCGCGCCACTGGCGAACTGCTGGTCGCCGAAAAGTACGACCCGAAGGTGAACTGGACCTCCGGCGTCGACATGGACAAGAACTCGCCGACCTACGGCCGTCCGAAGGTGCTCGACGCAGCTTCGACCGACAAGGCGGGCGAGGACGTCAACGTGAAGGGCATCTGCCCGGCCGCGCTCGGCACCAAGGACGAGCAGCCGGCAGCCTACTCGCCGGACACGCAGCTGTTCTACGTTCCGACCAACCACGTCTGCATGGACTACGAGCCGTTCAAGGTGAGCTACACCGCGGGCCAGCCCTATGTGGGCGCGACGCTCTCGATGTATCCGCCTCCGGGTGAAACCCACATGGGCAATTTCATCGCCTGGGACGGCAAGACCGGCAAGATCGTCTGGTCGAACAAGGAGCAGTTCTCGGTCTGGTCGGGTGCGCTCGCGACCGCCGGCAACGTGGTGTTCTACGGCACGCTCGAAGGCTACCTGAAGGCGGTCGACGCCAAGACCGGCAAGGAGCTCTACAAGTTCAAGACTCCCTCCGGCATCATCGGCAACGTCACCACCTATGAGAACGCCGGCAAGCAGTATATCGCAGTGCTCTCCGGCGTCGGCGGCTGGGCCGGCATCGGTCTGGCGGCAGGCCTGACCGATCCGAACGCAGGTCTCGGCGCGGTCGGTGGCTACGCGGCTCTCAGCAACTACACGGCACTCGGCGGTACGCTGACCGTGTTCGCGCTGCCGAACTAG
- a CDS encoding c-type cytochrome, methanol metabolism-related: MILVASGGIAVADGPGDPTAVKKEDDGKWLDKDGIPTYKISADGTVDWFTYSGYRRYHSDCHVCHGPDGMGSTYAPALKDSVKTMSYGDFLGVVASGRKNVSTAQENVMPAFGDNPNVACYMDDLYVYLRARSTEAWGRQRPAKKDEKNEVYTKAEDACMGHK; this comes from the coding sequence ATGATCTTGGTTGCGTCCGGAGGAATTGCGGTCGCGGACGGTCCGGGCGATCCGACCGCCGTGAAGAAGGAAGACGACGGAAAGTGGCTCGATAAGGACGGAATTCCGACCTACAAGATTTCGGCCGACGGCACCGTGGACTGGTTCACCTACTCCGGATACCGCCGCTATCACTCCGACTGCCACGTCTGCCACGGCCCCGACGGCATGGGCTCCACCTACGCGCCGGCGCTCAAGGATTCCGTGAAGACCATGAGCTATGGCGACTTTCTCGGCGTGGTCGCCTCCGGTCGCAAGAACGTCTCGACCGCGCAGGAGAACGTCATGCCGGCCTTCGGCGACAACCCGAACGTCGCCTGCTACATGGACGATCTCTACGTCTATCTGCGCGCCCGCTCCACCGAAGCGTGGGGCCGGCAGCGTCCCGCCAAGAAGGACGAGAAGAACGAGGTCTACACCAAGGCGGAAGACGCCTGCATGGGCCACAAGTGA